One part of the Ailuropoda melanoleuca isolate Jingjing chromosome 6, ASM200744v2, whole genome shotgun sequence genome encodes these proteins:
- the MMP21 gene encoding matrix metalloproteinase-21 has protein sequence MLAASVVRRTLLLCWLAAPRPARPEPLFHSRDRSDLEPAPLRRAQPIADLLAAQRFLSKYGWADAPSGPRSPSPDAPPAGPRATALAEAVRRFQKVNALPFTKRTLTWRLLGEGASGQLAVDEQRHILRLAFRMWSEVTPLDFREDLAAPGAAVDIKLGFGRGRHLGCPRVFDGSGQEFAHAWRLGDIHFDDDEHFTPPTSDAGISLLKVAVHEIGHVLGLPHTYRTGSIMQPNYIPQEPMFELDWSDRKAIQKLYGSCEGSFDTAFDWIRKERNQHGAVTRRFSTYFFRHSWYWLYENRNNRTRYGDPLQILSGWHGIPTQNIDAFVHLWTWRRDERYFFKGNQYWRYDSEKDQAHTEDEQGRSYPKLISEGFPGVPSPLDTAFYDRRKQLIYFFKESLVFAFDINRNRVLDSYPMKITEVFPGIEPQNHPFRNIDSAYYSYAYNSIFFFKGNAYWKVVNDKDKQQHPWLPSNGLFPKQSISERWFDICDVHTSTLNM, from the exons ATGCTGGCCGCCTCCGTCGTCCGCCGGACCCTACTGCTCTGCTGGCTCGCTGCGCCCCGGCCAGCCCGGCCCGAGCCACTCTTCCACAGCCGGGACCGCTCGGACCTGGAGCCCGCCCCGCTGCGCCGGGCCCAGCCCATCGCGGACCTTCTCGCTGCGCAG CGATTCCTGTCCAAGTACGGCTGGGCCGACGCGCCTTCCGGGCCCCGAAGTCCCAGCCCCGACGCGCCGCCCGCGGGCCCCCGGGCCACCGCCCTGGCCGAGGCCGTGCGCAGGTTCCAGAAGGTCAACGCGCTGCCA TTCACCAAGAGGACGCTGACCTGGCGGCTGCTGGGGGAGGGCGCCAGCGGGCAGCTGGCCGTGGACGAGCAGAGGCACATCCTCAGACTGGCCTTCCGGATGTGGAGCGAGGTGACGCCGCTGGACTTCCGGGAGGACCTCGCCGCGCCCGGAGCCGCCGTGGACATAAAGCTGGGTTTCGGACGAG GCCGGCACCTGGGCTGTCCTCGGGTTTTTGATGGCAGCGGGCAGGAGTTCGCACATGCCTGGCGTCTGGGTGACATCCACTTTGACGATGACGAACACTTCACGCCTCCCACCAGTGACGCGGGCATCAGCCTTCTCAAA GTGGCCGTCCATGAAATTGGCCACGTCCTCGGCCTGCCTCACACCTACAGGACAGGATCCATAATGCAGCCGAATTACATCCCCCAGGAGCCCATGTTTGAGTTGGACTGGTCAGACAGAAAAGCAATTCAAAAGCTGTACG gttCCTGTGAAGGATCCTTTGATACTGCATTTGACTGGATTCGCAAAGAGCGAAACCAGCATGGAGCCGTGACGAGGAGATTCAGCACTTACTTCTTCCGCCACAGCTGGTACTGGCTCTACGAAAATCGGAACAACCGGACGCGCTATGGGGACCCTCTCCAAATCCTCAGTGGCTGGCACGGCATCCCCACCCAAAACATCGATGCTTTTGTCCACCTCTGGACATGGAGGAGAGACGAACGTTACTTTTTTAAAG GAAATCAGTACTGGAGATATGACAGTGAGAAGGATCAGGCCCACACAGAAGATGAACAAGGAAGAAGCTACCCCAAATTGATTTCAGAAGGATTTCCTGGTGTGCCAAGTCCCCTGGACACTGCCTTTTATGACCGAAGGAAGCAGTTAATTTACTTCTTCAAAGAGTCCCTC GTGTTTGCATTTGATATCAACAGAAATCGAGTACTTGATTCTTATCCGATGAAGATCACTGAAGTGTTCCCGGGAATAGAGCCACAGAACCATCCCTTCAGGAATATAGACTCAGCCTATTACTCCTACGCATAcaactccattttctttttcaaaggcaACGCGTATTGGAAAGTAGTTAACGACAAGGACAAACAACAGCATCCTTGGCTTCCTTCAAATGGCTTATTTCCGAAGCAATCAATCTCAGAGAGGTGGTTTGACATCTGTGACGTCCATACCTCCACCCTGAACATGTaa